A window from Staphylococcus succinus encodes these proteins:
- a CDS encoding MsnO8 family LLM class oxidoreductase → MASISILDQSPIDINETVRDGIARSVELAQLADKLNYKRYFVAEHHNMPEVVGTSPEILVTHILNHTQNIRVGSGGVMLQHYSPFKIIEQFHLISNLAPGRVDLGIGKAPGGFPLSTQALQAELKDPQKPFEDKFRLLNQFNTQSFSKDDAYNQLQTSIRNKEVIAPKIFLLGGSEQSAQLAAEEQVGFIYAYFINSNINVLKQAISTYKSIYPEGKVIVAVAAVVTETQDDQDLVEEGRTNYALHFKDGKKITVNTKSQVETFKKQSNEVFTIEEKQIEVFNGSANDIRDQLNQLNKEGNINEFMLHMPVYKHALRVKTVKQLAPIYKKKFQREGVV, encoded by the coding sequence ATGGCATCTATTAGTATCCTTGATCAAAGTCCAATTGATATAAATGAAACTGTAAGAGATGGTATCGCGCGCTCAGTTGAATTAGCACAATTAGCAGATAAATTGAATTATAAGCGATATTTTGTTGCTGAGCATCATAATATGCCAGAAGTAGTAGGGACGAGTCCAGAAATATTAGTCACACATATTCTCAATCACACCCAGAATATACGGGTAGGTTCAGGAGGGGTGATGTTACAACATTACAGCCCATTTAAAATCATAGAACAATTTCATTTGATAAGTAATTTAGCGCCTGGAAGAGTTGATTTAGGTATAGGAAAGGCACCGGGAGGATTTCCTCTATCTACACAAGCATTACAAGCTGAATTGAAAGACCCACAAAAACCATTTGAAGATAAATTTCGTTTATTAAATCAATTCAATACACAGTCATTCTCAAAAGATGATGCATACAATCAGTTACAAACCTCAATTCGAAATAAAGAAGTAATTGCACCAAAAATATTTTTACTTGGAGGAAGTGAGCAATCAGCGCAACTTGCAGCTGAAGAACAGGTCGGCTTTATATATGCATATTTCATTAATTCTAATATCAATGTATTGAAACAAGCAATTAGCACATATAAATCGATATACCCTGAAGGTAAAGTAATTGTGGCAGTAGCCGCAGTTGTTACAGAAACACAAGATGATCAAGATCTGGTCGAAGAAGGAAGAACAAATTACGCTTTACATTTTAAAGATGGTAAAAAAATTACTGTTAATACAAAATCTCAAGTCGAGACGTTTAAAAAGCAAAGTAATGAAGTGTTTACAATTGAAGAAAAACAAATAGAAGTTTTTAATGGTTCTGCCAACGACATAAGAGATCAATTAAATCAACTTAATAAAGAGGGTAATATAAATGAATTTATGTTGCATATGCCAGTATATAAACATGCGCTAAGGGTTAAAACAGTTAAGCAACTTGCACCTATTTATAAAAAGAAATTTCAGAGAGAAGGGGTAGTATGA